Genomic window (Allostreptomyces psammosilenae):
GGTGGTCGACATCCTCACCAAGCGCCCCGCCATCCCCGACGTCGTCACCGCGGACGCCGACCCGGACGCGGTGGTGATGGTCGACGGCCCCGCCCCCGCCGGACCGGGCTTCCTGGACCGTGCCCGGGGCGCGCGGCGCCGCGCGATCATCCCCGCGTGGGCCCGCTCCCGCTCGGAGCTGGCCGCCGCGTCGAAGTGGGTCACCTCCTACTACGGCCACACCATCGGCTACCACGCCGTGCGCTGCCCGCTGTACGCCGGCAGGCTCGCCCTGTTGGCCCCGGCCGGTGCGGCGAAGTGCCTCGGTGGCGCCGCCCGCTGGGTCACGGACGCCGAGGGCGAGCCCGTCCGGCTGGCCGCGGTCCGCCGGGAAGACGCCGGCGAGTACCTGAAGCTGTCCCGCCAGCGTGACGCCCGGGTCCGGCTGCGGACGCTGGTCATGGTGCTGTCGCTGTTCGTCGGGCTCGGCGCCGCCCTGGCCCTGTACGTGCTGGCCCCGGGGTGGCTTCAGGTCGTGTCCGCCTCGGTGCTGGTGATGGCGCTCGGCCGGTACGGCGCCCCGGCGGACGCCCCGGTGGTCTCCCGCGCGGTGGAGACCCCGAAGGTGCAGCGGCTCACGTCCGACATCGTGCTGCGGGCCCTCGGCGCGCTGTCGATCTCGGCGATCAACCAGGCCATGGCCAAGGGGCGGGACGGCTTCACCTTCACCGCCCCGATCACCCGCGACGGGCCCGGTTGGATGGCCGAGGGCGACCTGCCGTTCGGCGTCACCGTCGCCGACGTCATGGACCGCCGCGACCGCCTCGCCACCGGCCTGCGCCGCCCGCTCGGGTGCGTGTGGCCAGAGCCGGTGCCGGAGGAGCACCCCGGCCGCCTGCGGCTGTGGGTCGGTGACCAGGACATGTCCAAGGCCAAGCAGCCGGCCTGGCCGGTGGCGAAGTCGGGGGCGGTGGACCTGTTCCGGCCGGTCCCGTTCGGCACCGACCAGCGCGGACGCTGGGTGGAGCTGACGCTGATGTACACCGCCGGGGTCATCGGCGCGATCCCGCGCATGGGCAAAACGTTCCTCCTGCGCCTGCTGCTGCTCATCGCGGCGTTGGACCCGCGGGCCGAGCTGCACACCTACGACCTGAAGGGCACCGGCGACCTCGACCCGGTGGGGGAGCGCGTCTCCCACCGGCACCGGGCCGGTGAGGACGACGCGGACATCGAGTACGCCATCGCCGACATGCGGGCGCTGCGCGAGGAGCTGCGGCGCCGCGCCAAGGTGATCCGGTCCTTGCCGCGGGACATCTGCCCGGAGTCCAAGGTGACGTCCGAGCTGGCCGGCAAGAAGAGCCTCGGTCTGCACCCGATCGTGGTCGGGGTGGACGAGTGTCAGGTGTGGTTCGAGCATGCCAGGTACGGGGCGGAGTTCGAGGAGATCTGCACCGACCTGGTCAAGCGCGGGCCCGCCACCGGCATCGTGCTGCTGCTGGCCACCCAGCGTCCGGACGCCAAGTCCCTGCCCACCGGCATCAGCGCGAACGCCTCCACCCGGTTCTGCCTGAAGGTCATGGGCCAGTTGGAGAACGACATGGTGCTGGGCACCTCCGCCTACAAGCGCGGCGTCCGGGCCACGATGTTCGCGTGGGACGACAAGGGCATCCACTACTTCGTCGGTGAGGGCGCGGACGCCCGGATCGTCCGGTCCGTCTACGTCGACGCACCCACCGCCGAGGTGATCTCGCTCCGGGCCCGCACGCTGCGGGAGGCGGCCGGGACCCTGTCCGGCCATGCCCTCGGCGAGCGGGCCCCGCAGGAGGAAGCCGCCGCGTCCTTCGACCTGCTGGCCGACATCCTCGCCGTGGTCCCCGCCGACAAGGCCAAGGTGTGGTCCGAGACCGTGGTGGCCCTGCTGGCCGAGCTGCGGCCCGACGTCTACGGCGGGTGGGAGCCGGAGCAGCTGGCCGCCGCGCTCAAGCCGTACGGCATCGGCACCGTCCAGGTCTGGGGCACCACCGAGGAGGGCAAGGGCGCCAACCGGCGCGGCATCGAACGCGCCAAGGTCGCCGCCGCAGTTGCGGAGCGTGACCGAAACCGGAGCGCCGGCTAGCCGGGATCGGGTGCTAGACCTAGCGGCCACCCCCGCTAGGTCTAGCACCACCGCTAGCACCCCACATGGCACATGATCAGGTCGCTAGTGGCTAGCGGCCTTTCCCTCGCACACTCTGGAACCGGCCCGGGAGGCCCCTGGTGACCCCCATCCTCGCTGCTAGCGCCATCCTCACGATGGTCACGTTGAGTTACGCCGCTCTGTGTGCGGTCAGCCCGTTCGCGACCTGCCGCACGTGCGACGGACTCGGCTTCGCCCTCCACCACGACCGGCACGGCAAGCCCAAGCGCGGCAAGGACTGCCGCCGCTGCAAGGCCACCGGCGCCCGCATCCGCCTCGGCCGCCACTGGTGGAACCTCTGGCGCCGCCTCCACCACGACGCCAACCGCTGACCCGCCGCCCAACCCCGAGCCTCGAAGGAAGCCCGTGCGCATCCTCCCCAACCCCCGTTCTAGCCCTGTCACCGGGGCCGACACCGACAGGAGTCCTGCCGTGGTCCTGAACCTCTCCGCCGTGTTCGTGCTCGGCGTCGCCGTCTTCTTCCTCCTCCGCGCCCGCGCCCTCCCGGCCGGGGCCGGGTTCGTCGCGATGCTCTTCGGCTTCTTCCTCGCCTCCACCGGCGCGGCCGGGCCCATCAACCGCGGCGTCGCCGCCTTCATCACCGCCCTGTCCGACCTCACCCTCTGACCCAGCAGGGAGCACCCAGCCATGACCACCCACCCGACCACCCTCACGCCCGCCGGGCCGACCGCGCTCGACCCGGCGGAGCTGGCCGCGTTCCTCGCGGACATCGAAGCCCACGTCCGCGCCCACACCCCGACCATCCCGGCGCCGACCGAGGCCACCACGCCGCGGCCGGTGGCGCCGTCGCTGACGGTGGACGAACTCATCGAACGGGCCGGGATCGTCACCGGCCCCGCCCCGGCCGAGCGGCGCCGCCCCGCGGTGATGCGGCTGCTGGCCTCGGTGGTGGAGGCGCCCGCCCGGCGCCGCGCCGCCCACGAGGCGCACGTCAACGCTCAGGTGGCGCGCTACCTGGACGCCACGGCCAGCGCCATCCGCACCCGCGGGTGGATCCAGGGCAACTACCGGCGCTCGGACGGGGTGTGCATCCTCGGCGCCCTCGCCTGCCTCATCGAGCCCACGGAAGAGGTCCACGCCGCGATCCTGGCGACCCTGCGCGCCGAACTCGGACAGG
Coding sequences:
- a CDS encoding cell division protein FtsK — its product is MTDNRPPDHPDPRPERPGAEVVDILTKRPAIPDVVTADADPDAVVMVDGPAPAGPGFLDRARGARRRAIIPAWARSRSELAAASKWVTSYYGHTIGYHAVRCPLYAGRLALLAPAGAAKCLGGAARWVTDAEGEPVRLAAVRREDAGEYLKLSRQRDARVRLRTLVMVLSLFVGLGAALALYVLAPGWLQVVSASVLVMALGRYGAPADAPVVSRAVETPKVQRLTSDIVLRALGALSISAINQAMAKGRDGFTFTAPITRDGPGWMAEGDLPFGVTVADVMDRRDRLATGLRRPLGCVWPEPVPEEHPGRLRLWVGDQDMSKAKQPAWPVAKSGAVDLFRPVPFGTDQRGRWVELTLMYTAGVIGAIPRMGKTFLLRLLLLIAALDPRAELHTYDLKGTGDLDPVGERVSHRHRAGEDDADIEYAIADMRALREELRRRAKVIRSLPRDICPESKVTSELAGKKSLGLHPIVVGVDECQVWFEHARYGAEFEEICTDLVKRGPATGIVLLLATQRPDAKSLPTGISANASTRFCLKVMGQLENDMVLGTSAYKRGVRATMFAWDDKGIHYFVGEGADARIVRSVYVDAPTAEVISLRARTLREAAGTLSGHALGERAPQEEAAASFDLLADILAVVPADKAKVWSETVVALLAELRPDVYGGWEPEQLAAALKPYGIGTVQVWGTTEEGKGANRRGIERAKVAAAVAERDRNRSAG
- a CDS encoding DUF6197 family protein; translated protein: MTTHPTTLTPAGPTALDPAELAAFLADIEAHVRAHTPTIPAPTEATTPRPVAPSLTVDELIERAGIVTGPAPAERRRPAVMRLLASVVEAPARRRAAHEAHVNAQVARYLDATASAIRTRGWIQGNYRRSDGVCILGALACLIEPTEEVHAAILATLRAELGQVHIQGWNDAEGRTAEGVLAALERAARRARAAATV